A genomic segment from Hypanus sabinus isolate sHypSab1 chromosome 8, sHypSab1.hap1, whole genome shotgun sequence encodes:
- the ids gene encoding iduronate 2-sulfatase, translated as MRCALKERLRTGKALSITMEWGCGSGAVLGLLAVLALCIGDGEARTKAAPYLAREGGKMNVLFIIADDLRTSLGCYGDTTVLSPNIDQLASKSFVFKNAFAQQALCGPSRTSFLTSRRPDTTRLYDHNSYWRTHAGNYTTLPQYLKMNGFLTMSVGKVFHPGIVSNHTDDYPYSWSFPPFHPSTQKYKNAKECRGPDGKRYANLVCPVDVKEMPERTLPDIQSTDEAIRLLKKTKDTGSPFFLAVGYHKPHIPLKYPQEFLKLYPREEIHLAPDPKVPLKLPPVAYNPWTDVRSRHDVQVLNISFPYGPIPDDFQVLIRQSYFAAVSYVDSEVGRLLNALEEEGLAKNTIIVFTSDHGWSLGEHGEWAKYSNFDVATRVPLMLYVPGLTATLPLPKRRIFPFISPLTSKVRKLPRVSMVETNVELVDLFPTLCELLGLPVPPACPSSSFHVDFCTEGWGLASRLNAEATGSNGESFAFTQYPRPADKPQLNSDLPLLKDIRIMGYSIRSLDYRYTLWVSYNPSTFRANLSDVHAGELYFYKTDPGQDHNLYNDVKFADVVRKFSALIKT; from the exons GAAAAATGAATGTccttttcatcattgctgatgatCTGCGCACCAGTCTGGGATGCTATGGAGACACTACTGTCCTATCACCAAACATTGACCAACTTGCATCCAAGAGCTTTGTTTTCAAAAATGCGTTTGCCCAA CAAGCCCTCTGTGGACCGAGCAGAACATCGTTCCTGACCAGCAGGCGCCCCGACACTACTCGTCTTTATGATCACAATTCCTACTGGAGGACTCACGCAGGGAACTACACCACGCTGCCTCAGTACCTGAAGATGAATGGCTTCCTGACCATGTCAGTGGGTAAAGTCTTTCATCCAG GAATTGTATCCAATCATACCGATGACTACCCGTACAGCTGGTCATTCCCTCCATTTCATCCTTCAACACAGAAATATAAAAACGCCAAG GAGTGCAGAGGACCAGATGGTAAAAGATACGCAAACCTGGTCTGTCCAGTGGACGTGAAGGAGATGCCAGAACGCACACTGCCTGACATCCAGAGCACTGATGAAGCAATTCGTTTACTGAAAAAGACAAAAGACACCGGAAGCCCATTCTTTTTAGCCGTTGGTTATCATAAACCACACATTCCACTCAAATATCCACAG GAGTTTTTAAAATTGTATCCACGTGAAGAGATCCACCTTGCGCCTGATCCTAAAGTCCCATTGAAACTACCTCCAGTGGCGTATAATCCATGGACTGACGTGAGATCAAGGCATGATGTCCAGGTGCTCAACATCAGTTTTCCATATGGACCGATTCCTGATGACTTTCAG GTGCTGATCCGCCAGAGTTactttgctgcagtctcttaTGTGGACAGTGAAGTGGGCCGACTGTTGAATGCATTGGAGGAAGAAGGGCTGGCCAAAAATACAATCATCGTGTTCACGTCTGACCATG GTTGGTCACTGGGTGAGCATGGCGAATGGGCCAAGTACAGCAATTTTGATGTGGCAACTCGCGTCCCTTTGATGCTTTACGTCCCGGGGCTGACTGCAACTTTACCTCTACCGAAGCGAAGGATATTTCCCTTTATCAGTCCTCTTACCAGTAAAGTGAGGAAGCTGCCAAGAG TCTCAATGGTGGAAACCAATGTGGAGTTGGTTGACCTTTTCCCAACGCTCTGTGAACTCCTCGGGTTACCTGTACCACCTGCGTGTCCCTCATCTTCCTTTCACGTGGACTTCTGCACCGAAGGATGGGGTCTGGCCAGTCGTTTAAACGCTGAGGCCACTGGAAGCAACGGAGAATCATTTGCCTTCACCCAATATCCCCGGCCAGCAGACAAACCCCAGCTGAACTCCGACCTCCCTCTGCTGAAGGACATTCGAATCATGGGATACTCCATCCGCTCTCTTGACTACAGGTACACCCTGTGGGTCAGCTATAACCCCTCCACTTTCAGAGCCAATCTCAGTGATGTTCATGCTGGAGAGCTCTATTTTTATAAAACTGACCCGGGACAAGACCACAACCTGTACAACGATGTAAAATTTGCTGATGTGGTCCGCAAATTTTCAGCCTTAATTAAAACCTGA